The Carnobacterium divergens nucleotide sequence CAAACGGCTGGACAGAAACATTTGAAATGGTCGTTGCTGATGGCAAAATCACTGAATCTAAATACGATGGTACAAACGATAAAGGTGAATTAAAATCAGAAAACAAAGAATATCAAGAAAATATGTCTAAAATTGCTAAAGTTGGACCAGCAGATTACTTCCCAGCTTTAAACAAAGGATTAGTTGAAAAACAAAATCCAGGTGAAGTGGAAGTCGTAAGTGGCGCAACTCATTCATCAGAAAGCTTCAAACTATGGGCAGCACAATTAATCAACGCTGCTGAAAAAGGAAGCCAAGACAAAATCGTTGTTGATAACATCGTAATGTCTGAAAAAAAATAAGTCTAACGACTAATTGAATGAAAGTTTAAGGTCTTAGAGGTTTAATCACTCTAAGGCCTTTTCTTATGAAAATAGCTAGGAGATAAACTTGTAAAATAAAAGCGCCACTACTATAATGAAAAAGACAAATAGAGACGGATAGATGAGGGGCAATTATGAAGATGAAAAACAAACACTTACTTTTAATGAGCTTTTTCTTCGTTTTAGTAATCGGATTAGCCGGTTGTGGAGACGCAAAAGAAGAAAAGAAAGCAGCTATTCTTAAAGATCCTTATTCAGATACACAATTTTTAATGGGAACAGTTGTTAACGTGAAAATATACAATGAAGGCAAGGAAGACGTGTTAGAAAAAGCGTTTAACCGTGTAAAAGAACTAGCCGCTAAAATCACAGTGAATGAAAAAGGCTCTGAAATTGATGAAATCAACAACCAAGCAGGAGTTGCTCCTGTAAAGGTAACAGATGACATCTACTACTTATTAAAAGAAGCTTATCATTATAGCAAGACATCCGAGGGTGGATTTGATATGACGATTGGTTCGTTAACGGATCTTTGGCGAATTGGGTTTCCAGATGCTAGAAAACCAGCCCAAAATGAAATTGATGCTGTCTTACCATTAATTGACTATAAAAAAGTTGATTTTAACGATAAAGACAAAACCGTGTATTTACCTGAAAAAGGCATGCAATTAGATTTAGGTGCGATTGCAAAAGGGTATATTACAGATGAAGTTGTAAAAGTTTTAAAGGCAAACGATGTTGACACTGCGATTGTCGATTTAGGCGGGAATATTTTTGTTCTAGGACACAGCCCAAGAAAAGCAGACGCAGACTGGAACGTTGGAATTCAAGATCCAAATGAAACGCGAGGCACGACAATCGGGACCATTCCAGAAAGCAATCGTTCAATTGTAACGTCAGGTATCTATGAACGTTTTTATGAAGATCCAACAGACGGTAAAAAATACGATCATTTAATGGATGGAACAACAGGTTATCCATTCGATAACGATATTGCAGGCGTTTCAATTGTTTCGAAAAAATCCATCGATGGTGACGGGCTATCGACAGCTGTCTTTTCAAAAGGCGTTAAAGGCGGTTTAGCATTTGTTGATAACTTAGATGGCGTTGAAGCTATTTTTGTGACAAAAGAAAATAAGATTTATCTTTCAAAAGGCTTAGATGGTGTATTTAAACTAACAAGTGATACGTACACTGTAGAAAAACGTAGCTCATTGAAATAAGAAACTAAAGGAACGGGAGAAAATCGATGTCCTTCAAAACATTTTTAAAATTAGTAGAAATTCAAACGAAATTAGCAAGTTTATTTCCATTTTTATTAGGAACGTTATTTGCTAGTGTGTATTTTAAGCAATTCAATCTAATTAATACATTGTTATTTTTTGCAGGAATGTTGATATTTGATATGACGACAACCGCAATTAATAATTTTATGGATTATCAAAAAGCAAAAAATGCAGGTTATAAAGACAACGTCAATGTCATTGGGCAAGAAAAGATACCAGAAAATCTAGTGCGCACGTTGATTTGGATAATGTTGCTGATTGCAGCAGGCTTAGGGATTATTTTGACATGGCGAACGGATATTTTAGTCCTATTGATGGGCGGAATATGTTTCTTTATCGGTGTGTTCTACACATTTGGCCCTGTTCCGTTATCAAGAATGCCTTTAGGAGAGCTGTTTTCAGGTGTGACAATGGGATTTGGCATCTTTTTCATTTCTGTCTACGTCAATCTAACAGAAGGCACGCTGTTGGCATTTAAGTTTTTACCGCACCACCAATTTATCTTAACTGGTAATTATTTGGAAATAGCAACAGTATTGCTAGTATCGTTGCCATCCGTATTTACCATCGCGAATATTATGCTAGCCAACAATATCTGCGACTTAGAAGAAGACATCTCAAACCATCGTTACACGTTGCCTTTTTATTTAGGAAGAAAGCTAGCAATTCAACTTTTTAATTTTTTAATT carries:
- a CDS encoding FAD:protein FMN transferase — encoded protein: MKNKHLLLMSFFFVLVIGLAGCGDAKEEKKAAILKDPYSDTQFLMGTVVNVKIYNEGKEDVLEKAFNRVKELAAKITVNEKGSEIDEINNQAGVAPVKVTDDIYYLLKEAYHYSKTSEGGFDMTIGSLTDLWRIGFPDARKPAQNEIDAVLPLIDYKKVDFNDKDKTVYLPEKGMQLDLGAIAKGYITDEVVKVLKANDVDTAIVDLGGNIFVLGHSPRKADADWNVGIQDPNETRGTTIGTIPESNRSIVTSGIYERFYEDPTDGKKYDHLMDGTTGYPFDNDIAGVSIVSKKSIDGDGLSTAVFSKGVKGGLAFVDNLDGVEAIFVTKENKIYLSKGLDGVFKLTSDTYTVEKRSSLK
- the menA gene encoding 1,4-dihydroxy-2-naphthoate polyprenyltransferase; amino-acid sequence: MSFKTFLKLVEIQTKLASLFPFLLGTLFASVYFKQFNLINTLLFFAGMLIFDMTTTAINNFMDYQKAKNAGYKDNVNVIGQEKIPENLVRTLIWIMLLIAAGLGIILTWRTDILVLLMGGICFFIGVFYTFGPVPLSRMPLGELFSGVTMGFGIFFISVYVNLTEGTLLAFKFLPHHQFILTGNYLEIATVLLVSLPSVFTIANIMLANNICDLEEDISNHRYTLPFYLGRKLAIQLFNFLIYFSYVAIMVAVVLGVYHPIMLGALISFIPVKKNLAIFNKKQVKSETFVISIKNLILVNGSQVLFLAVSLLF